The DNA sequence AACCCTTGGTCCAAATCATCCTTCACTGGTTTATAATTATATTAACATAGCTGAATTGTATCAAGATAGCAAAGAATATTTCAAAGCATATCAATATTATGATAAAGCATATAAGATCGTTAATAATATATTTGGAAGTTTTCATCCATTAATGGGTACTATATGTATTAGTTTGGGAAATTTTCATTCAAAGCAAGGTGAACATCTTCCTTCCCCTATTAATCGTGAGGAATATTATGGAAAGGCATTAACATATTACCAGAAAGCCATACAATCTTTGTTCAGGGGTTTCACTGATAGTACAATCTATGTCAACCCGGTAATCCCTGAGAGCTTTAAAAGTAAAAAAGAGCGGGAGGCGTTTAGGAAGAAAATTAATTCTATGCCGGTCTTGCTGGATGCGCTGGTTGGAAAAGCCGAGGCATTTTATAATATATGGAAAATAAAAAAATGAAACTAATTTTATTCATATGAATAATGAAATTAAATTGTATATAATATTGATTGTTTTCATCTTCATATCTGTGATATCATATAGCCAGATTGAGGCAGTGCGAAATTCCGATAAAATCCGGAGCGATACTGCTATAGCAAATGTTTATTTCAAAAAAGCCGACTCCCTTTCCAAAGCTGCTCAATATGACAGCACAATTTACTATTACGAAAAAGCAGGGAACATTTACCAAAAATTAGCAGCAAAATCCACCGTTCCATTGGACAAGAGGGAGCTAGATGAAGTTTATCTAAAATGTTTAAACAACATAGGTAATAATTATAGAATAAAGGGAGAATATAATTCTGCCATTGAATATCTAAACCAAGCTATTTATTATGAAAAAATATATATTTACTCTAATACAAATATGGAAAATAGTTCCCGTCTTTTAGAAATTGCAAAAACCTATCTTATTTTAGGCGTTGTTTATTTACACAAGGGATCGTATGTCGATGCCATATCCTGTTTTAACACATCATTGGCTATAAAAATACCTCAGCTCGGCAGAGAACATCCTTCAGTTGGCGCTACCTATATTAACATAGGAATGTTTTATAATGACAAGGGTGACTATGGCACAGCCATGGACTATTATCACCAGGCATTGAGAATGTTTCTTAAAACTCTTGGCAAAGAACATCCTTTTGTGGCTTATAGTTATAATAATATAGGAAATACTTATTTAAGTCTGGGTGATTATGACAGGGCAATGGAATATCTTCAACAAGCGATGACTATTAAACTTAAAACACTTGGTAATGATCATCCTTCTGTAGCACGCAATTATACCAATATTGGTAATGTTTACAGGAACAAAGGTGAAACTGACAAAGCGGTGGAATATCATCAGAAATCATTAAATATAAATCTTATAACCCTTGGTAACAACCATCCTTCTGTGGCAACATGCTACACTAATTTGGGAGATGTTTATTCAGATAAAGAAGATTATACCAGGGCTATGGAATTTCAAAATAAAGCAATGGAGATATTTAAGAATGTTTTTGGTAACTATCATCCACATGTTGGCTTGGTTTACAACAGTATGGCAGCTATAGTTGTTGAACAAAATAAATTAGATAGCGCTCTTATTTT is a window from the Cytophagales bacterium genome containing:
- a CDS encoding tetratricopeptide repeat protein, with protein sequence MNNEIKLYIILIVFIFISVISYSQIEAVRNSDKIRSDTAIANVYFKKADSLSKAAQYDSTIYYYEKAGNIYQKLAAKSTVPLDKRELDEVYLKCLNNIGNNYRIKGEYNSAIEYLNQAIYYEKIYIYSNTNMENSSRLLEIAKTYLILGVVYLHKGSYVDAISCFNTSLAIKIPQLGREHPSVGATYINIGMFYNDKGDYGTAMDYYHQALRMFLKTLGKEHPFVAYSYNNIGNTYLSLGDYDRAMEYLQQAMTIKLKTLGNDHPSVARNYTNIGNVYRNKGETDKAVEYHQKSLNINLITLGNNHPSVATCYTNLGDVYSDKEDYTRAMEFQNKAMEIFKNVFGNYHPHVGLVYNSMAAIVVEQNKLDSALIFYQKAIRSLVKDFDIPNPDTVVPLYRLNIYFNPVIPTQFKTKEDRDKFLGTINSMLYLLDALVGKANTFYSRWEMENE